A stretch of Chloracidobacterium validum DNA encodes these proteins:
- the larE gene encoding ATP-dependent sacrificial sulfur transferase LarE — translation MDTDPVHLPSLTTATEKEHALRAWLRETTSLVIALSGGVDSSYLAFIAHQELGHAALAVTGRSPSLAAVERADVTRFVTRYGLRHAFLETHELDNPAYAANPIDRCYFCKTELFRQLWSLAKQQGIPLVCDGTNADDLAEVRPGRRAAGEQAVASPLAQFGFTKADIRERTRHWELPTADKPASPCLASRIPHGQPVTIGKLTAIERGEAALRALGFREFRLRHHDRLARVEVARQELPRALDPAMAAQLVAALKPLGFAFVTLDLEGFRSGSLNDAAVHNANLEELSERHPL, via the coding sequence GTGGACACCGACCCTGTGCACCTGCCGTCTTTGACGACTGCAACCGAAAAAGAACACGCTTTGCGGGCTTGGCTGCGCGAGACGACATCGCTGGTCATCGCGCTTTCAGGCGGTGTGGACAGCAGTTACCTGGCCTTTATCGCGCATCAGGAGTTGGGCCACGCCGCGCTGGCCGTGACCGGGCGGAGTCCGAGTTTGGCTGCCGTCGAGCGGGCTGACGTAACGCGCTTCGTAACGCGCTATGGACTGCGTCATGCCTTTTTAGAAACCCACGAACTGGACAATCCGGCCTACGCCGCCAACCCGATTGATCGCTGTTATTTCTGCAAGACGGAATTGTTCCGACAGCTTTGGTCGCTTGCTAAGCAACAGGGCATCCCGCTGGTCTGCGACGGAACCAACGCGGACGACCTCGCGGAGGTTCGCCCTGGACGACGAGCAGCCGGTGAGCAAGCCGTGGCCAGCCCACTCGCTCAGTTTGGGTTTACCAAAGCCGACATTCGGGAGCGTACCCGGCACTGGGAGCTACCAACGGCAGACAAACCGGCCTCACCCTGCCTGGCATCGCGCATTCCGCACGGGCAACCCGTAACCATTGGCAAGCTTACGGCCATCGAGCGCGGCGAGGCCGCCCTGCGCGCCTTGGGCTTCCGCGAGTTTCGGCTTCGCCACCACGACCGCTTGGCGCGAGTTGAAGTCGCCCGGCAGGAGCTACCCCGCGCCCTTGACCCGGCCATGGCAGCGCAACTCGTCGCCGCGCTCAAACCCCTTGGCTTTGCTTTCGTGACGTTGGACCTCGAAGGTTTCCGCAGTGGCTCGCTCAACGACGCGGCAGTGCATAACGCCAACCTTGAGGAACTCTCTGAACGCCATCCTTTGTGA
- a CDS encoding sigma 54-interacting transcriptional regulator has protein sequence MRYFDLQPADDLSALGRITQDIGDVSGRDPLAALKELEDLLSISLPPLDALRRCQIAEQWEVLGNYSAAEQRLAEIELDGLPDDIKAQALLRRASLCRWTNDAPQAIHLAKQALELARQVPDDECAGEAAAVIGYAYWLLDEYEMAYDALRQAVETLGQTKNLRAFAQACWSLTFVCNLLGRTSEAQEVSERGIVALTNSPKGDTTFGQTILGHLRASQAVIAFECGNVEIALMIHERALDHWMSTNDPRLLANGYRNVAEIHFAIGNWDQAEALLEQAAYLISESDSTIRCSTLITMSRLAARRGKFSDARLALADANMLASQSSSQSLVAEYHDALGETNFLEQNYADAEHNFSAARDLFIKTNQPSRVAYANLRLAETRLAQGDVVGAQGFYDVARDLAARASNLLLEAHVERIGGKLALAQQDTTTGLSSLMRSASCFESLNFAWQVALTYFDAGTAPGEGIPAAHQREWLETALSIFRHLGTAPHLMATEAALVELSRRTPVTLQDLPGINTNQVERLTAATASAETAARELAAIIDSYKVAVAIFAENVEGDLLTITSRGLENETVQDLAALLRRRIGNPDALHNETIRFDCLWRAEGQVSRHRPRSLWIHLGRIKPDIEPLIHSLVQLAGVVLELCHLRAVVEELSAAQRVSEVRVDDALLAELGFVGASSALRDIAERIVRIRDSSVTVLITGESGTGKEVVARAIHRASARRHKPFVAFNCAAVPAELMESQLFGHKKGAFTGADKDALGVIRAADGGTLFLDEIGELPLPLQPKLLRFLQEREVHPVGADRALTVDVRVIAATNRDLAREVAARNFREDLFHRLNVLNLNLPPLRERRADIPVLAQAFLQEAVERNHKTVTLSEAALTALTLHDWPGNARQLQNEIERVVALADDQTLLTPSAFDFTVDDLNRPAEHVTDVIFPDGQVPPKLADAVALLERYLIAESLKRHGGNVTRAAQELGISRPSLYAKCKTYGITISKAVGG, from the coding sequence ATGCGTTACTTTGACTTACAACCAGCCGATGACCTCTCGGCCCTGGGGCGCATTACCCAGGACATCGGAGATGTTTCCGGCCGTGACCCACTTGCCGCGCTCAAAGAGCTTGAGGACTTGCTCTCCATTTCACTGCCGCCGCTTGATGCTTTGCGGCGGTGTCAAATTGCTGAACAGTGGGAGGTGCTGGGCAACTACAGCGCTGCCGAACAGCGACTGGCCGAAATCGAACTAGACGGCCTGCCAGATGACATCAAGGCGCAGGCCCTGCTGCGGCGCGCTAGTCTGTGTCGCTGGACGAACGATGCGCCACAGGCCATTCACCTGGCGAAACAAGCCCTCGAACTGGCCCGGCAGGTCCCAGATGACGAGTGCGCTGGTGAAGCCGCGGCGGTGATCGGTTACGCTTACTGGCTGCTCGATGAGTATGAAATGGCCTACGACGCGCTTCGCCAGGCCGTCGAGACGCTGGGACAGACGAAAAACTTGCGCGCTTTCGCCCAGGCCTGCTGGTCGCTGACCTTTGTGTGTAACCTGCTGGGGCGGACATCCGAAGCTCAGGAGGTCTCGGAGCGTGGGATTGTCGCGCTGACCAACTCGCCGAAAGGTGACACGACCTTTGGGCAAACCATTCTGGGGCACCTTCGCGCCAGCCAGGCCGTCATTGCCTTCGAGTGCGGTAATGTCGAAATCGCACTCATGATTCACGAGCGCGCACTGGACCATTGGATGTCCACGAATGACCCGCGTCTCCTGGCCAACGGCTACCGCAATGTCGCCGAGATTCACTTTGCGATTGGCAACTGGGACCAGGCCGAGGCCCTGCTCGAACAGGCGGCTTACCTCATCAGTGAAAGTGACTCGACCATTCGCTGTTCAACACTCATCACGATGAGTCGCCTTGCCGCCCGCCGTGGCAAATTTTCTGACGCCCGTCTTGCGCTGGCCGACGCCAACATGCTGGCTTCGCAGTCGAGCAGCCAAAGCTTGGTGGCCGAATACCATGACGCCCTGGGTGAAACCAACTTTCTCGAACAAAACTATGCTGACGCCGAGCACAACTTCAGCGCGGCCCGTGATCTCTTTATCAAGACGAACCAGCCCAGCCGGGTGGCCTATGCCAACTTGCGCCTCGCCGAAACCCGACTGGCGCAGGGCGACGTCGTTGGTGCTCAGGGTTTTTATGATGTCGCTCGTGATTTGGCGGCCCGCGCGTCCAACCTGTTACTTGAAGCCCATGTCGAACGGATAGGTGGCAAGCTGGCGTTGGCCCAGCAGGACACAACCACTGGTCTTTCATCGCTCATGCGCAGTGCCAGTTGCTTTGAGTCACTCAACTTCGCCTGGCAAGTTGCCCTGACGTACTTCGATGCCGGCACGGCCCCTGGGGAAGGCATTCCGGCGGCCCACCAACGGGAATGGCTGGAGACGGCGCTCAGTATTTTTCGCCACCTTGGCACAGCGCCCCACCTGATGGCCACCGAAGCGGCCCTGGTTGAGTTGAGCCGCCGGACGCCTGTTACGCTTCAGGACTTGCCCGGTATCAACACCAACCAAGTTGAGCGATTGACGGCCGCAACGGCCTCCGCGGAAACAGCCGCCCGTGAACTGGCAGCCATCATTGACAGCTACAAGGTGGCCGTCGCGATCTTCGCCGAAAACGTGGAGGGGGACCTTCTCACCATCACCTCGCGTGGACTTGAGAACGAGACGGTCCAGGACTTGGCCGCCCTGCTGCGGCGGCGTATTGGCAATCCAGACGCGCTCCACAACGAAACGATTCGGTTTGATTGCCTCTGGCGCGCGGAAGGACAGGTTTCACGCCACCGACCGCGCAGCCTGTGGATTCACCTGGGGCGCATCAAACCAGACATCGAGCCGCTTATTCATTCCCTGGTGCAGCTTGCCGGTGTTGTGCTGGAGCTATGTCATCTCCGGGCCGTTGTCGAGGAACTCTCCGCTGCACAGAGAGTCAGTGAGGTTCGCGTGGACGATGCCCTGTTGGCCGAGTTGGGCTTCGTCGGCGCATCGTCTGCCCTGCGTGACATTGCAGAACGCATCGTCCGCATTCGGGACTCGTCCGTGACGGTGCTCATCACGGGCGAGTCTGGCACAGGCAAGGAAGTGGTTGCCCGGGCGATTCACCGTGCCTCAGCGCGCCGTCATAAACCGTTCGTTGCCTTCAACTGCGCGGCCGTCCCGGCCGAACTCATGGAGAGCCAACTGTTTGGGCACAAGAAAGGGGCGTTTACCGGCGCTGACAAAGACGCGCTGGGTGTCATTCGGGCAGCGGACGGAGGCACGCTCTTTCTCGACGAAATTGGTGAGTTGCCCCTGCCCCTGCAACCCAAATTGCTGCGCTTCTTACAGGAACGTGAAGTTCATCCGGTTGGCGCCGACCGGGCGCTGACCGTTGACGTACGAGTGATTGCCGCCACCAACCGTGATCTGGCCCGCGAGGTGGCGGCGCGCAACTTCCGGGAAGACTTGTTCCATCGGCTCAATGTCCTCAACCTCAACCTGCCGCCGCTGCGGGAACGGCGCGCTGACATCCCCGTGCTGGCGCAGGCGTTTCTTCAGGAAGCCGTGGAACGTAATCACAAGACGGTCACCCTGTCGGAAGCGGCGCTCACCGCCCTGACGCTGCACGACTGGCCCGGCAACGCGCGACAACTGCAAAACGAGATTGAGCGGGTCGTGGCACTGGCCGACGACCAGACGCTGCTCACGCCTTCGGCGTTTGACTTTACGGTTGATGACCTCAACCGACCGGCGGAGCACGTCACCGACGTGATTTTCCCAGACGGGCAAGTCCCGCCGAAGCTTGCGGACGCCGTCGCGCTACTTGAGCGTTATCTCATTGCCGAAAGCCTCAAGCGCCATGGCGGTAACGTCACCCGCGCCGCCCAGGAACTCGGCATCAGTCGGCCTAGCCTGTACGCCAAGTGCAAAACGTATGGCATTACGATTAGCAAGGCCGTGGGGGGCTAG
- a CDS encoding GDP-mannose 4,6-dehydratase → MENLVNFWRDKRVFVTGATGLVGAWLVKALVARGAEIVALIRDADPQSELLRSGDIRRIAVVNGRLEDFATLERAINDHEPDTVFHLAAQTIVGAAHRNPLENFESNIRGTYHLLEACRRGQAFVRRVVVASSDKAYGTAATLPYVETMPLQGQHPYEVAKSCADLLTSAYHHTYGLPVAIARCGNIYGGGDLNWSRIVPGTIRSLWRGERPIIRSDGTFVRDYLYVEDVVEAYLQLAVNLDRPGVAGEGFNFSPERPLTVLELVERIQLLMDCQHIPLDVRNTAVGEIHSQYLDASKAKARLNWTSRWTLDDGLRATIAWYQNFLG, encoded by the coding sequence ATGGAAAATCTGGTGAACTTCTGGCGCGACAAACGGGTCTTTGTCACCGGCGCAACGGGACTGGTTGGGGCCTGGCTCGTCAAGGCCCTGGTGGCACGCGGAGCTGAGATCGTGGCGCTGATCCGCGATGCCGACCCGCAGTCTGAATTGTTGCGTTCCGGGGACATCCGGCGCATTGCCGTCGTCAACGGCCGGCTGGAAGACTTTGCGACACTCGAGCGCGCCATCAACGACCATGAGCCGGATACGGTGTTCCATCTGGCAGCCCAGACGATTGTCGGTGCAGCGCACCGCAACCCGTTGGAAAATTTTGAATCGAACATCCGTGGCACCTACCATCTGCTGGAAGCCTGCCGGCGGGGGCAAGCGTTCGTCCGGCGGGTGGTGGTGGCGTCGAGCGACAAGGCCTATGGGACGGCGGCGACACTTCCCTACGTTGAAACCATGCCGCTGCAGGGGCAGCACCCCTATGAAGTCGCCAAAAGCTGCGCCGACCTCCTCACGTCCGCCTACCATCACACCTATGGCCTGCCGGTCGCCATCGCGCGCTGCGGCAACATTTACGGGGGCGGAGACCTGAACTGGAGCCGGATTGTGCCCGGCACGATCCGGTCGCTATGGCGCGGCGAGCGGCCCATCATCCGCAGTGATGGAACATTCGTGCGCGATTACCTGTACGTCGAAGATGTCGTCGAGGCCTATCTGCAACTGGCCGTCAACCTCGACCGGCCGGGCGTGGCCGGCGAAGGCTTCAACTTTAGCCCTGAACGGCCATTGACGGTGCTGGAACTGGTTGAGCGCATCCAACTTCTCATGGACTGTCAGCATATTCCGCTCGACGTTCGCAACACGGCCGTGGGCGAAATTCATTCGCAGTACCTGGACGCTTCCAAAGCCAAAGCGCGCCTGAACTGGACTTCCCGGTGGACGCTCGACGACGGACTCCGGGCAACGATTGCCTGGTATCAGAATTTTTTGGGTTAG
- the rfbF gene encoding glucose-1-phosphate cytidylyltransferase produces MKVAILCGGRGTRLREVSETIPKPMVPVGEHPILWHVMKLYAAHGFTDFVLLLGYKGVVIREYFLNFAAYEADVTVDLSATGDRRLTFHGLPSEPWRVTLVNTGEDTLTGGRVRRARRYLETDELFCLTYGDGVGDIDLTGLLAFHRAHGRLATVTAVRPPGRFGELALDDARCVRVFNEKPQVSGGYINGGFFIFHRDVIERYFPDRDDLMLEKEPLEALARDGQLMAFQHDGFWQPMDTPREFQLLNDLWRSGRAPWKIW; encoded by the coding sequence ATGAAGGTCGCCATTTTGTGCGGCGGACGCGGCACGCGGTTGCGTGAAGTGAGTGAAACCATTCCCAAGCCCATGGTTCCCGTCGGCGAACATCCCATTCTGTGGCATGTCATGAAACTTTACGCTGCCCACGGGTTCACCGATTTTGTTCTGTTGCTTGGCTACAAAGGGGTCGTGATTCGGGAGTATTTCCTGAACTTTGCCGCCTACGAAGCTGATGTGACCGTCGATTTGTCGGCGACCGGCGACCGTCGCCTGACGTTTCACGGGCTGCCATCCGAGCCATGGCGGGTCACGCTGGTCAACACGGGGGAAGATACCCTGACCGGCGGGCGCGTCCGGCGGGCACGGCGCTACCTTGAAACCGATGAGCTCTTCTGTCTGACCTATGGCGACGGCGTCGGGGATATTGACCTGACCGGGCTCTTGGCGTTTCACCGTGCGCACGGCCGGTTGGCAACCGTAACGGCCGTCCGGCCACCAGGACGCTTCGGCGAACTGGCGCTGGACGACGCGCGGTGCGTCCGGGTGTTCAACGAGAAACCCCAGGTCAGTGGCGGCTATATCAACGGCGGCTTTTTTATCTTCCACCGCGACGTGATCGAGCGCTATTTTCCCGACCGCGACGATCTGATGCTCGAAAAAGAACCGCTCGAGGCGCTGGCCCGCGACGGCCAGTTGATGGCATTTCAGCACGATGGCTTCTGGCAGCCGATGGATACACCGCGTGAGTTTCAGCTTCTAAACGACCTGTGGAGGAGTGGGCGCGCCCCATGGAAAATCTGGTGA
- a CDS encoding NAD-dependent epimerase/dehydratase family protein produces MGEPIFLIIGGGGYVGARLAEDLAQVGHVLVTGRRRSAIRDRWLARHLGRITWQTYDAATDGTLPVEGDYVAVFNLATPSAAEAAAQPDAARHQALATVEAAVQLVATGRARRLLHFSTFHVYGAPSETAPRPWYRESDPPTPTHPYGVMHAACEAYLSAANLPNTIIVRPTNLIGAPAHLDLGPQQQLMFLDLCWQAVQHRVMTLRTDGLAYRDFLPLASALAGIHRLLSSECPPRQCHLAAGQAMPLRDLAERIRQVAAAQYGWEVTLAFGKHPDAFRHPFQVDITALHELGWSPAGGETLDAEIAATLASFNAMTPS; encoded by the coding sequence ATGGGTGAGCCAATCTTCCTCATTATTGGCGGCGGTGGCTATGTTGGGGCGCGCTTGGCAGAAGACCTTGCCCAAGTCGGTCACGTCCTCGTGACCGGTCGCCGCCGGTCAGCCATCCGTGACCGGTGGCTCGCCCGTCACCTGGGACGTATCACCTGGCAGACTTACGATGCTGCTACGGACGGGACATTGCCGGTCGAAGGCGATTACGTGGCTGTGTTCAACTTAGCGACACCAAGTGCGGCCGAGGCCGCAGCGCAACCGGACGCGGCCCGCCACCAGGCACTCGCCACCGTCGAAGCCGCAGTCCAGCTTGTGGCCACCGGACGCGCGCGCCGGTTGCTGCACTTCTCGACCTTTCACGTTTACGGTGCGCCATCCGAGACGGCACCCCGCCCTTGGTATCGGGAATCCGACCCGCCGACACCGACGCATCCCTACGGCGTGATGCATGCCGCCTGTGAAGCCTACCTCAGCGCCGCCAACCTTCCGAACACCATCATCGTGCGGCCAACCAACCTCATCGGCGCGCCGGCCCACCTGGATTTGGGGCCGCAACAACAGTTGATGTTCCTCGATTTGTGTTGGCAGGCCGTCCAGCACCGTGTCATGACGTTACGCACCGATGGCCTTGCCTACCGGGACTTCCTGCCACTTGCATCGGCCCTTGCCGGTATCCACCGACTGCTCAGCAGCGAATGTCCACCCCGGCAGTGTCACCTTGCGGCCGGGCAAGCGATGCCACTGCGGGACCTGGCTGAACGCATCCGCCAGGTCGCGGCAGCCCAGTATGGCTGGGAGGTGACGCTCGCGTTCGGCAAGCACCCGGATGCCTTTCGCCACCCATTTCAAGTTGACATAACGGCGCTCCACGAACTGGGCTGGTCGCCTGCCGGCGGCGAGACGCTCGATGCCGAGATTGCCGCGACGCTTGCCAGCTTCAATGCCATGACGCCGTCATGA
- the zigA gene encoding zinc metallochaperone GTPase ZigA, giving the protein MPAERLPVTVLSGFLGAGKTTLLNHILCNREGKRVAVIVNDMSEVNIDAQLVAQGGASLNRIEEKLVEMSNGCICCTLREDLLVEVGRLAREGRFDYLLIESTGISEPLPVAETFTFTDATGHSLSDVARLDTLVTVVDAQNFLRDYREAQSLKERRLEVGPEDDRTIADLLVEQVEFADVILINKADLVTDADLAELRGILRRLNPDARVVTCRFGQVPLSEVLGTGRFSFERAAQSAGWLKELRGEHPPETETYGVSSFVYRRRRPFHPERLWAFFHGETTGNEWQGVLRSKGFFWLASRMAVVGVWSQAGGACRIEPGGYWWATQPEESWGVDESLRAEIRSLFDGLFGDRRQELVFIGDRRMNQAAIEAALDACLLTEAEARRGPAAWAALPDSFGDWELPTAEATVN; this is encoded by the coding sequence ATGCCGGCCGAACGCTTACCGGTCACGGTTCTCTCCGGTTTCCTTGGAGCCGGGAAAACCACGCTTCTCAACCACATCCTGTGCAACCGGGAAGGCAAGCGCGTTGCCGTCATCGTGAATGACATGAGCGAGGTCAACATTGATGCCCAACTGGTTGCCCAGGGCGGCGCGTCGCTCAATCGGATCGAGGAAAAACTGGTCGAGATGTCCAACGGCTGTATCTGCTGCACGCTGCGCGAAGACCTGCTGGTTGAAGTCGGCCGGTTGGCGCGGGAAGGTCGGTTTGACTACTTGCTGATCGAGTCCACTGGGATTTCCGAACCGCTGCCCGTTGCCGAGACATTTACATTTACCGACGCGACCGGCCACAGTCTGTCGGATGTCGCCCGGCTTGACACCCTGGTGACGGTCGTGGATGCGCAGAACTTCCTGCGGGACTACCGCGAAGCCCAAAGCCTCAAGGAACGCCGACTCGAAGTCGGCCCCGAAGACGACCGAACCATCGCCGACTTGCTCGTTGAGCAAGTCGAGTTTGCCGACGTCATCCTGATCAACAAAGCTGATCTGGTGACGGATGCCGACCTGGCCGAGCTGCGGGGCATCCTGCGTCGGCTCAATCCAGATGCGCGGGTGGTGACTTGCCGGTTTGGCCAGGTGCCGTTGTCCGAGGTGCTTGGCACGGGACGCTTCAGCTTCGAGCGGGCCGCTCAGTCGGCCGGCTGGCTCAAGGAACTGCGGGGCGAACACCCGCCGGAAACCGAAACCTACGGTGTGTCAAGCTTCGTGTACCGGCGCCGCCGGCCGTTTCATCCCGAACGGCTCTGGGCGTTCTTTCATGGGGAAACCACCGGCAATGAATGGCAGGGCGTGCTTCGGTCGAAAGGTTTCTTCTGGCTGGCCAGCCGCATGGCCGTGGTCGGTGTCTGGAGTCAAGCCGGCGGTGCATGTCGGATTGAACCCGGCGGTTACTGGTGGGCAACGCAGCCGGAGGAAAGCTGGGGCGTGGATGAGAGCTTGCGCGCCGAAATCCGGTCTCTGTTCGACGGGTTATTCGGCGACCGTCGCCAGGAGTTGGTGTTCATTGGCGACCGCCGCATGAATCAGGCGGCCATTGAAGCTGCCCTCGATGCCTGCTTGCTGACCGAGGCCGAAGCCCGGCGTGGACCGGCCGCCTGGGCAGCCCTGCCTGATTCCTTCGGGGACTGGGAGCTTCCCACGGCTGAAGCGACGGTCAACTGA
- a CDS encoding dTDP-4-dehydrorhamnose 3,5-epimerase family protein, with product MIEGVAVRPLRQIPDERGKIMHMLRVDAPHFEQFGEIYFSCVYPGAIKAWHIHKAMTLNYAVIVGRIKLVLYDDREGSPTRHALMELFVGDGNYALVTVPPRVWNGFKGVGTETAIVANCATLPHDPEEIERMDPFTDRIPYRWDIKHG from the coding sequence ATGATTGAGGGCGTGGCCGTGCGGCCGCTACGACAAATCCCGGATGAACGCGGCAAGATCATGCACATGCTGCGGGTGGACGCGCCGCACTTCGAGCAGTTTGGAGAAATTTACTTCTCCTGTGTCTATCCGGGCGCCATCAAGGCCTGGCATATCCACAAGGCGATGACACTCAACTACGCCGTCATTGTCGGGCGCATCAAGCTCGTGCTCTACGATGACCGCGAAGGCTCGCCGACGCGCCATGCGCTCATGGAACTCTTCGTCGGCGACGGCAACTACGCGCTGGTGACGGTGCCGCCCCGCGTTTGGAACGGCTTCAAAGGCGTCGGAACCGAGACGGCAATCGTGGCCAACTGCGCCACACTGCCCCATGACCCGGAAGAAATCGAGCGGATGGACCCGTTTACCGACCGTATCCCCTACCGCTGGGACATCAAGCATGGGTGA
- a CDS encoding glycosyltransferase family 4 protein: protein MTTRPVVLFVTSYVSPFMTELTAAVNDLGKVAFHAAYAETTQFANHGAHWNTATERPDTHRRAPEVSMTDFLRDCFQRYRPQVVICGYGRGPAYETTFALCRDGGAVFGVFAEQPMRDGRLKHLVRVAYYQQLWRRQPPAFVLAVGDRAVQFYRRLLRDPEAAVFFPYYQDLRPVLAIPDRPPRERLRFLFSGRLAAQHGIRGLAAAFERLAQTHPGRFDWCISGTGPEERWIRQALARSPALAQSVSFDREFATWQERLRPFAASDVLVLPSFHAGWGLVIPEALGAGMPVITTRGVEAARYYVEAGVNGLFVEPNPTDIHRALAFCLEHPQAVQAMRAHTRASVTRGDVQVGAARLLGLLARWL from the coding sequence ATGACCACCCGTCCCGTCGTGCTTTTCGTCACCAGCTATGTCTCGCCGTTCATGACCGAGCTGACGGCAGCCGTGAACGACTTGGGAAAAGTCGCCTTCCACGCGGCTTACGCCGAGACGACCCAGTTCGCCAACCATGGCGCGCACTGGAACACCGCGACGGAACGCCCGGACACCCACCGGCGTGCGCCGGAGGTTTCCATGACCGATTTTCTTCGGGACTGCTTTCAGCGATACCGTCCGCAAGTCGTCATCTGTGGCTACGGCCGCGGCCCGGCTTATGAAACGACCTTTGCCCTGTGCCGTGACGGCGGGGCGGTTTTCGGAGTTTTTGCCGAGCAGCCCATGCGGGATGGGCGGCTCAAACATCTCGTCCGCGTGGCTTACTATCAGCAGCTCTGGCGCCGCCAGCCACCGGCTTTCGTGCTGGCCGTGGGCGACCGGGCCGTGCAGTTCTACCGGCGGCTTCTGCGCGACCCGGAAGCGGCGGTCTTTTTCCCCTACTACCAGGACTTGCGCCCAGTACTGGCAATTCCTGACCGTCCGCCACGGGAGCGGTTGCGCTTTCTGTTTTCCGGCCGCCTCGCCGCCCAGCACGGTATTCGCGGACTGGCAGCGGCCTTTGAACGGCTTGCCCAAACCCACCCGGGCCGTTTCGACTGGTGCATTTCGGGGACCGGGCCGGAAGAACGCTGGATTCGGCAAGCGCTGGCTCGGTCGCCAGCCCTGGCCCAGTCCGTCAGCTTTGACCGGGAGTTTGCGACTTGGCAGGAGCGGCTGCGGCCGTTCGCGGCATCTGACGTGCTGGTGCTGCCGAGCTTTCACGCCGGTTGGGGGCTGGTCATCCCGGAGGCCCTGGGTGCAGGGATGCCGGTCATCACCACGCGCGGCGTCGAGGCCGCGCGCTATTACGTTGAAGCCGGCGTGAACGGCTTGTTTGTCGAGCCAAATCCAACTGACATCCACCGTGCGCTGGCCTTCTGCCTTGAGCACCCGCAGGCCGTACAAGCCATGCGAGCGCATACGCGCGCATCCGTGACGCGGGGCGATGTGCAGGTCGGGGCCGCCCGCCTTCTGGGATTACTAGCCCGGTGGCTTTAA
- a CDS encoding DUF6683 family protein — translation MVRLLLRWVLAGASCVLLSLLGSQGTVYGQYANYLSPGMQYSNMWQANASFILSQSQQNLAMQSVPLRLSGNRSSATPAGRSANPQARSAPASVPARPNAGPRDYSVTDFRPRRRRQVADQFAALAQDPSHRAPLRQLGQAMFQEIENSPEFRRNNLTYAVGLAVGAALGIERGRELTDDESNFLLDTVHEFLTTGSDVLRRTPEEQTALYDTCLLFTGLMAAFEADAKENGTPETRRAARELARATLGAFGFQSGGGRR, via the coding sequence ATGGTGAGACTACTTCTTCGTTGGGTGTTGGCTGGCGCAAGCTGCGTTCTGTTATCGCTCTTGGGTAGCCAGGGAACGGTTTACGGGCAGTACGCCAACTACCTGTCGCCAGGCATGCAATACAGCAACATGTGGCAGGCCAACGCCAGCTTCATTCTTTCCCAATCCCAGCAAAATCTGGCGATGCAATCCGTGCCGCTGCGCCTGTCGGGAAACCGCTCTTCGGCAACTCCGGCCGGACGTTCGGCCAACCCACAAGCCAGAAGCGCGCCTGCGTCGGTACCGGCGCGTCCAAATGCCGGCCCACGTGATTACTCGGTCACCGATTTCCGTCCACGGCGACGGCGGCAGGTGGCTGATCAGTTTGCCGCCCTGGCGCAAGACCCAAGCCATCGCGCGCCGCTCCGTCAGCTTGGACAGGCGATGTTCCAGGAAATTGAAAACAGCCCGGAGTTTCGCCGCAACAATCTGACCTACGCGGTTGGATTGGCGGTCGGCGCGGCGCTCGGCATCGAGCGCGGCCGCGAGTTGACGGACGATGAATCGAACTTTCTGCTCGATACCGTGCACGAGTTTTTGACAACCGGTTCCGATGTCCTGCGCCGCACGCCGGAAGAGCAAACGGCGCTCTATGATACGTGTTTGTTGTTTACGGGACTGATGGCGGCCTTCGAGGCGGATGCCAAGGAAAATGGCACGCCTGAAACCCGGCGGGCAGCGCGCGAGCTGGCGCGGGCGACGCTCGGTGCGTTTGGCTTTCAGTCCGGAGGTGGCCGGCGCTGA